The proteins below come from a single Mycobacterium parmense genomic window:
- the sucD gene encoding succinate--CoA ligase subunit alpha produces MAIFLTRDNKVVVQGITGSEATKHTARMLAAGTQIVGGVNARKAGTTVAHKNVDGDPIELPVFGSVVEAMEKTGADVSIVFVPPVYSKDAIIEAIDAEIPLLVVITEGIPVQDSAYCWAYNLQKGGKTRIIGPNCPGIITPGQALAGITPANISGPGPVGLVSKSGTLTYQMMYELRDFGFSTSIGIGGDPVIGTTHIDAIEAFEKDPETKLIVMIGEIGGDAEERAADYIKANVSKPVVGYVAGFTAPEGKTMGHAGAIVSGSSGTAAAKKEALEAAGVKVGKTPSETAALAREILKSL; encoded by the coding sequence ATGGCTATCTTCCTGACCCGCGACAACAAGGTCGTCGTCCAGGGCATCACCGGCTCGGAGGCCACCAAGCACACCGCGCGGATGCTGGCGGCCGGCACCCAGATCGTGGGCGGTGTCAACGCCCGCAAGGCCGGCACCACCGTCGCGCACAAGAACGTCGACGGTGACCCGATCGAGCTGCCGGTGTTCGGCAGCGTCGTCGAGGCGATGGAGAAGACCGGCGCCGACGTGTCGATCGTCTTCGTGCCGCCCGTCTACTCCAAGGACGCCATCATCGAGGCCATCGACGCCGAGATTCCGCTGCTGGTGGTGATCACCGAGGGGATTCCGGTGCAGGACAGCGCCTATTGCTGGGCGTACAACCTGCAGAAGGGCGGCAAGACCCGCATCATCGGGCCGAACTGTCCCGGCATCATCACCCCCGGGCAGGCGCTGGCCGGCATCACGCCCGCCAATATCAGCGGGCCCGGCCCCGTCGGGTTGGTGTCTAAGTCCGGCACACTGACCTACCAGATGATGTACGAGTTGCGCGACTTCGGGTTCTCGACGTCCATCGGCATCGGCGGCGACCCGGTGATCGGCACCACCCATATCGACGCCATCGAGGCGTTCGAGAAGGACCCCGAGACGAAGCTCATCGTGATGATCGGCGAGATCGGCGGCGACGCCGAGGAGCGCGCGGCCGATTACATCAAGGCGAACGTGTCCAAGCCGGTCGTCGGCTACGTCGCGGGATTCACCGCTCCCGAGGGCAAAACGATGGGGCATGCCGGCGCCATCGTGTCCGGCTCCTCGGGTACGGCGGCCGCCAAGAAGGAGGCCCTGGAGGCGGCCGGCGTGAAGGTCGGCAAGACGCCTTCGGAGACCGCCGCGCTGGCCCGCGAGATCCTCAAGTCACTCTAG
- the purH gene encoding bifunctional phosphoribosylaminoimidazolecarboxamide formyltransferase/IMP cyclohydrolase encodes MSTDDWRDRARRPIRRALISVYDKSGLIELARGLTEAGVEIVSTGSTAKTIADKGIAVTRVEELTGFPEVLDGRVKTLHPRVHAGLLADLRKPEHVAALEQLGVAAFELVVVNLYPFSETVDSGASIDECVEQIDIGGPSMVRAAAKNHPSVAVVTDPRGYDGVLAAVRHGGFTLAERKTLAALAFAHTADYDIAVASWMQTTLAPEHPPTTFPKWLGRSWRRSAMLRYGENPHQQAALYADPGAWPGLAQAEQLHGKEMSYNNFTDADAAWRAAFDHEQTCVAIIKHANPCGIAISSVSVADAHRKAHECDPLSAFGGVIAANTEVSVEMADYVSTIFTEVIVAPAYAPGALDVLTRKKNIRVLVASEPLTGGTELRPVSGGLLAQQRDELDAHGDNPANWTLATGDPADPATLTDLVFAWRTCRAVKSNAIVIAADGATVGVGMGQVNRVDAARLAVERGNVRGDRVRGAVAASDAFFPFPDGLETLTAAGVKAVVHPGGSVRDDEVTAAAAGAGITLYLTGARHFAH; translated from the coding sequence ATGAGCACCGACGATTGGCGTGACAGGGCGAGAAGGCCGATCCGCCGCGCACTGATCAGCGTGTACGACAAGTCCGGGCTGATCGAGCTCGCCCGGGGGCTGACGGAGGCGGGCGTCGAGATCGTCTCGACCGGATCGACGGCAAAGACCATCGCCGACAAGGGGATTGCGGTCACCCGCGTCGAGGAGCTGACCGGGTTCCCCGAGGTGCTCGACGGGCGGGTCAAGACGCTGCACCCGCGGGTGCATGCCGGGCTGCTGGCCGACCTCCGCAAGCCCGAACACGTGGCGGCGCTCGAGCAACTCGGGGTCGCGGCCTTCGAACTCGTCGTCGTCAACCTGTATCCGTTCAGCGAGACCGTCGATTCGGGGGCGAGCATCGACGAATGCGTCGAGCAGATCGACATCGGCGGGCCGTCGATGGTGCGGGCGGCCGCGAAAAACCATCCCAGCGTCGCGGTGGTCACCGATCCGCGCGGGTACGACGGGGTGCTCGCCGCCGTGCGGCACGGCGGATTCACCCTCGCCGAGCGCAAGACGCTGGCGGCGTTGGCGTTCGCGCACACCGCGGACTACGACATCGCCGTCGCGAGCTGGATGCAGACCACCCTTGCCCCCGAGCACCCGCCGACCACCTTCCCGAAGTGGTTGGGCCGCAGCTGGCGCCGCTCGGCGATGTTGCGCTACGGCGAGAACCCGCACCAGCAGGCCGCCCTCTACGCCGACCCCGGCGCCTGGCCCGGGCTGGCACAGGCCGAGCAGCTGCACGGCAAAGAGATGTCCTACAACAACTTCACCGACGCGGACGCGGCGTGGCGGGCCGCCTTCGACCACGAACAGACGTGCGTGGCGATCATCAAGCACGCCAACCCGTGCGGGATCGCGATCTCGTCGGTGTCGGTCGCCGATGCGCATCGCAAGGCCCACGAATGCGACCCGCTGAGCGCCTTCGGCGGTGTGATCGCCGCCAACACCGAGGTCAGCGTCGAGATGGCCGACTACGTGAGCACCATCTTCACCGAGGTGATCGTCGCACCGGCCTACGCGCCCGGCGCCCTGGACGTCTTGACGCGCAAGAAGAACATCCGGGTCCTGGTCGCCTCGGAGCCGCTCACCGGCGGCACGGAGCTGCGCCCGGTCAGCGGTGGTCTGCTGGCGCAGCAGCGCGACGAGCTCGACGCGCACGGGGACAACCCGGCCAACTGGACGTTGGCCACGGGCGACCCGGCCGACCCGGCGACGCTGACCGATCTGGTCTTCGCGTGGCGGACGTGCCGCGCGGTCAAGTCGAACGCGATCGTGATCGCCGCGGACGGCGCCACCGTCGGGGTGGGGATGGGTCAGGTCAACCGGGTCGACGCCGCCCGGCTGGCCGTCGAACGAGGGAACGTGCGCGGCGACCGGGTCCGTGGCGCCGTGGCCGCCTCGGACGCGTTCTTCCCGTTCCCCGACGGACTCGAGACGCTCACCGCGGCGGGGGTCAAGGCGGTGGTGCATCCGGGCGGTTCGGTGCGCGACGACGAGGTGACCGCGGCGGCCGCCGGCGCCGGCATCACCCTCTACCTGACCGGCGCTCGCCACTTCGCCCATTGA
- a CDS encoding ATP-binding protein, with translation MVTTPSHLPRTVGELRATGHRERGVKQELRENLLTALAAGDEVWPGILGFDETVLPQLERALIAGHDFVLLGERGQGKTRLLRALVGLLDEWTPVIAGAELGEHPYSPITPESIRKAATLGDDLPIEWRHRSERYTEKLATPDTSVADLVGDIDPIKVAEGRSLGDPETIAYGLIPRAHRGIVAVNELPDLAERIQVSMLNVMEERDIQVRGYTLRLPLDVLVVASANPEDYTNRGRIITPLKDRFGAEIRTHYPLELDAEVGVIVQEAHLSAQVPDYLMQVIARFARYLRDSNSVDQRSGVSARFAIAAAETVAASARHRGAVLGETDPVARVVDLGTVIAVLRGKLEFESGEEGREQAVLEHLLRRATADTASRVLGGIDVGSLVSAVEGGAAVTTGERVSAKDVLAAVPGLPVVDKIATKLHAQSEGERAAALELALEALYLAKRIDKVSGEGQTIYG, from the coding sequence GTGGTGACGACACCGAGCCATCTGCCCCGAACCGTCGGCGAACTGCGCGCCACCGGTCACCGTGAACGCGGAGTCAAGCAGGAACTCCGGGAGAACCTTCTGACGGCGCTGGCCGCCGGAGACGAGGTATGGCCCGGAATCCTTGGATTCGACGAGACCGTGCTGCCGCAGCTGGAACGCGCACTCATCGCAGGTCACGACTTCGTTTTGCTGGGCGAGCGCGGTCAGGGCAAGACGCGCCTGCTGCGCGCGCTGGTCGGGCTGCTCGACGAGTGGACCCCGGTGATCGCCGGGGCCGAACTCGGCGAGCATCCCTATTCGCCGATCACCCCGGAGTCGATCCGCAAGGCCGCCACCCTCGGCGACGACCTGCCGATCGAGTGGCGGCACCGCAGCGAGCGCTACACCGAGAAGCTGGCCACCCCCGACACCAGCGTGGCCGACCTGGTCGGCGACATCGACCCGATCAAGGTCGCCGAGGGCCGCAGCCTGGGCGACCCGGAGACCATCGCCTACGGCCTGATCCCGCGGGCGCATCGCGGCATCGTCGCGGTCAACGAGCTACCCGACCTCGCCGAGCGCATCCAGGTGTCGATGCTCAACGTGATGGAGGAGCGCGACATCCAGGTCCGCGGTTACACGCTGCGCCTGCCGCTGGATGTGCTGGTGGTAGCCAGCGCCAACCCGGAGGACTACACCAACCGCGGGCGCATCATCACCCCGCTCAAGGACCGGTTCGGCGCCGAGATCCGCACCCACTATCCGCTCGAGCTCGACGCGGAGGTGGGCGTCATCGTGCAGGAGGCGCACCTGAGCGCGCAGGTGCCCGACTACCTGATGCAGGTGATCGCGCGGTTCGCCCGCTATCTGCGCGACTCCAACTCCGTAGACCAGCGCTCCGGCGTCTCGGCGCGGTTCGCGATCGCGGCGGCCGAGACCGTCGCGGCGTCCGCGCGGCACCGCGGCGCGGTTCTCGGGGAGACGGACCCGGTGGCGCGGGTGGTCGACCTCGGCACGGTGATCGCCGTCTTGCGCGGCAAGCTGGAGTTCGAGTCCGGCGAGGAGGGCCGCGAGCAGGCCGTGCTCGAGCACCTGTTACGCCGCGCGACCGCGGACACCGCGTCGCGGGTCCTCGGTGGCATCGACGTCGGATCGCTGGTGAGCGCGGTCGAGGGCGGTGCGGCGGTCACGACGGGCGAGCGCGTGTCGGCCAAGGACGTGCTGGCCGCCGTTCCGGGTCTGCCGGTGGTGGACAAGATCGCGACCAAGCTGCACGCGCAATCCGAAGGCGAGCGCGCCGCGGCGCTCGAACTGGCGCTGGAGGCTTTGTATCTGGCCAAGCGCATCGACAAGGTCTCCGGGGAAGGTCAGACCATTTATGGCTAG
- a CDS encoding DUF5336 domain-containing protein, with product MTYSPGSPGYPPAQPGGSYASSPPSFAKDDDGKSKLPLYLTAAVAALGFVAYLASFGPMITIGTEAGPAPAAEVSGAGVSLAVVAALLAGLMAAMSLVPKARTHVGVIAAVASLGALLLISDMVNAGSGVTIGWGLWLVLVASVFQAMVAIAAVLLDAGVITAPTPRPKYDPYSQYGQYPQYSQYGQQSYYGQPSGQPSGQPSGQPGVQQHPGQHQSPQHTGYGSQYGGGYPSGQCSAPPSTGGFAAHSGPQPAAQQQGPNTPPTGFPSFSPPPSAGAGSDAPTTEYSAQGGGQQGAGHEQQSSSGPAPS from the coding sequence ATGACCTACTCGCCCGGTAGTCCCGGCTATCCACCCGCGCAGCCCGGCGGCTCCTACGCGAGCTCCCCACCGTCGTTCGCCAAGGACGACGACGGCAAGAGCAAGCTGCCGCTGTACTTGACCGCGGCGGTGGCCGCGCTCGGGTTCGTGGCCTATCTCGCGAGCTTCGGGCCGATGATCACCATCGGCACCGAAGCCGGGCCGGCCCCGGCCGCCGAGGTGTCGGGTGCAGGAGTGTCCCTGGCCGTGGTCGCGGCCCTGTTGGCCGGACTGATGGCCGCCATGAGCCTGGTGCCGAAGGCCAGGACCCACGTGGGCGTCATCGCGGCGGTCGCGTCGCTGGGCGCGCTGCTGCTGATATCCGACATGGTCAACGCCGGAAGCGGCGTCACCATCGGCTGGGGGCTCTGGTTGGTGCTGGTGGCCAGCGTCTTCCAGGCCATGGTCGCCATCGCGGCCGTGCTGTTGGACGCGGGCGTGATCACGGCGCCGACGCCGCGGCCGAAGTACGACCCGTACTCGCAGTACGGTCAGTACCCCCAGTACTCGCAATACGGCCAGCAGTCCTACTACGGTCAGCCCAGTGGTCAGCCCAGTGGTCAGCCCAGTGGTCAGCCCGGCGTGCAGCAGCACCCGGGTCAGCACCAGTCCCCGCAGCACACCGGCTACGGGTCGCAATACGGCGGCGGCTACCCCTCGGGCCAGTGCTCGGCGCCCCCGTCGACCGGCGGATTCGCGGCCCACTCCGGGCCGCAGCCCGCGGCGCAGCAGCAAGGGCCCAACACGCCTCCCACCGGGTTCCCGAGCTTCAGCCCCCCGCCGTCCGCCGGCGCCGGTTCCGATGCGCCGACGACGGAGTACTCGGCGCAGGGCGGTGGGCAGCAGGGCGCGGGCCACGAGCAGCAGTCGTCGTCGGGTCCCGCGCCGTCCTGA
- a CDS encoding cell division protein PerM yields MEDNRAAGARQARDLVRVAFGPAVVALVVIAAVTLLQLLIANSDMTGALGAIASMWLGVHQVPISIGGRELGVMPLLPVLLMIWATARSTARATSAYSSWLVVRWVVASALGGPLLIAAIALAVIQDASSVITELQTPSALRAFTSVLAVHAIGAAIGVWSRLGRRALAASPLPNWLGDSLRAAFAGVLALTGLSGLVTAGSLVVHWSTMQDLFGITDSIFGQFSLTLLSVLYVPNVIVGTAAIAVGSSAHLGFATFSSFTVFGGDIPALPILAATPRPPLGPVWVALLIVGASSGVAVGQQCARRALPFVSAMAKLLVASAAGALAMSVLAYGGSGRLGNFGHVGVDQGTMLVGVFFWFAVVGCVTVVMTGGIRPVRLKRPGRARPRPAPPAAAAEPADFAQMFTEPDAEPETGVPGTGVPGTGVPDSAAVGIPVDRDAPTTGDDDGAAPSGEPEPSTADRDSTD; encoded by the coding sequence GTGGAAGACAACCGGGCGGCGGGAGCGCGCCAGGCGCGTGACCTCGTCAGGGTCGCGTTCGGCCCGGCAGTGGTGGCGTTGGTCGTCATCGCGGCCGTCACGTTGCTCCAGTTGCTGATCGCCAACAGCGACATGACGGGCGCGCTGGGCGCCATCGCCAGCATGTGGCTCGGCGTGCACCAGGTGCCGATCTCGATCGGCGGCCGCGAACTGGGCGTCATGCCGCTGCTGCCGGTCCTGTTGATGATCTGGGCCACCGCGCGCAGCACGGCGCGGGCCACCTCGGCGTACTCGTCCTGGCTGGTGGTGCGCTGGGTCGTCGCGTCGGCGCTGGGGGGGCCGCTGCTGATCGCGGCGATCGCCCTGGCGGTCATCCAGGACGCGTCATCGGTGATCACCGAGCTGCAAACCCCCAGCGCGCTGCGCGCGTTCACCAGCGTGCTGGCGGTGCACGCCATCGGGGCCGCGATCGGCGTGTGGTCGCGGCTGGGGCGACGGGCGCTGGCCGCCTCGCCGCTGCCGAATTGGCTGGGTGATTCCCTGCGTGCGGCGTTCGCGGGCGTGCTGGCGCTGACCGGGCTGTCCGGCCTGGTGACGGCCGGGTCGCTGGTGGTGCACTGGTCGACGATGCAGGACCTCTTCGGCATCACCGACTCGATCTTCGGTCAGTTCAGTCTCACGCTGCTCTCGGTGCTCTACGTGCCCAACGTCATCGTCGGCACGGCGGCGATCGCGGTCGGCTCGAGCGCCCATCTCGGCTTCGCGACCTTCAGTTCGTTCACCGTCTTCGGCGGCGACATCCCCGCGCTGCCGATCCTGGCCGCCACGCCGCGGCCCCCGCTGGGCCCGGTGTGGGTGGCGCTGCTGATCGTGGGGGCCTCGTCGGGCGTGGCGGTCGGGCAGCAATGTGCCCGGCGTGCACTGCCTTTCGTTTCGGCCATGGCCAAGCTCCTGGTCGCCTCGGCCGCCGGCGCGCTGGCGATGTCGGTGCTGGCCTACGGGGGCAGCGGCCGGCTGGGCAATTTCGGCCACGTCGGCGTCGACCAGGGCACGATGCTGGTGGGCGTCTTCTTCTGGTTCGCGGTCGTGGGATGTGTGACCGTGGTGATGACCGGCGGGATCAGGCCGGTGCGCCTGAAAAGGCCCGGGCGGGCGCGGCCCAGACCCGCCCCGCCCGCGGCTGCGGCCGAGCCGGCGGATTTCGCGCAGATGTTCACCGAGCCGGACGCCGAGCCCGAAACCGGGGTGCCCGGAACGGGGGTGCCCGGAACCGGGGTGCCCGACAGCGCGGCGGTCGGCATCCCCGTCGATCGGGATGCGCCGACCACCGGCGACGACGACGGCGCCGCCCCGTCCGGGGAACCGGAGCCGAGCACCGCCGACCGCGATTCGACGGACTGA
- the purN gene encoding phosphoribosylglycinamide formyltransferase, which produces MPEPLRVPPSAPARVVVLASGTGSLLRSLLDAAVGDYPARIVAVGVDRACPAAEIAAAATVPTFTVRLGDHPDRDAWDAAITEATAAHRPDLVVSAGFMKILGPQFLSRFPGRTLNTHPALLPAFPGAHGVADALAYGVKVSGCTVHLVDAGTDTGPIVAQEPVAVLDDDDVGSLHERIKVVERRLLVDAVAAIATRGVTWTGRKATLG; this is translated from the coding sequence GTGCCCGAACCGCTCCGCGTGCCCCCCAGCGCACCGGCGCGAGTGGTGGTGCTGGCGTCGGGCACCGGGTCGCTGCTGCGCAGCCTGCTGGACGCCGCGGTAGGTGACTACCCGGCGCGGATCGTGGCCGTCGGCGTGGACCGTGCCTGTCCGGCCGCTGAGATCGCCGCCGCGGCAACGGTGCCCACCTTCACCGTCCGTCTCGGCGACCACCCCGACCGGGACGCGTGGGATGCGGCCATCACGGAGGCCACCGCCGCGCACCGGCCCGACCTCGTCGTGTCGGCCGGCTTCATGAAAATCCTTGGCCCGCAATTTCTGTCGCGTTTCCCGGGACGCACCCTGAACACCCATCCCGCGCTGCTGCCGGCCTTCCCGGGCGCCCACGGGGTCGCCGACGCCCTGGCCTACGGTGTCAAGGTGTCCGGCTGCACGGTGCACCTGGTCGACGCCGGCACGGACACGGGACCCATCGTGGCCCAGGAGCCAGTTGCAGTGCTCGACGACGACGATGTGGGTAGTTTGCATGAACGCATCAAGGTCGTGGAACGGCGGCTGCTGGTAGACGCGGTGGCCGCGATCGCGACGCGCGGAGTGACCTGGACGGGACGAAAGGCGACCTTGGGATGA
- a CDS encoding acetyl-CoA acetyltransferase yields the protein MNLDPNTPVVVGVGQFTERIEDSGYRGMSSVELATAAARAALHDCGAEATAVAAAIDTVAAIRQFELSGRTPAPMGRSNNYPRSVAKRIGAAPARAILEPIGGQGPQHLVTEFAGVIASGAAEVVLIFGSENTSSIRYFADRDKPDHSDSVEGSLEDRGLGYEGLFDDYTVAHGLIGAPAQYGLLENARRARLGLSVADYRRQMGELFAPFTKVAAKNPFASSPVERSVDELITVTASNRMICDPYPRLLLARDQVNQGAAALLMSVAAARRLGVPEERWVFLHGHADMVDQPLLDRADLTFNSASVLAVGEALAGAGIGIDDVSTFDLYSCFPVPVFNFCDGMRVATDDPRGLTLTGGLPYFGGPGNNYSLHGIAETVSEMRDLPGQFGLVAANGGIMSKYSVGVYSTTPVNWKPDNSAALRAEVAARPRTPVTVKADGPATIETYTVRYDWPVRTGIVVGRLDDDGSRFLAVTEDPELVGLLSDGEPLGAPIVVRPTEKDNRAAPA from the coding sequence ATGAATCTCGATCCGAACACCCCGGTCGTCGTCGGCGTCGGGCAGTTCACCGAGCGCATCGAGGACTCCGGCTACCGCGGGATGTCGTCGGTCGAGTTGGCGACGGCGGCGGCGCGAGCCGCGCTGCACGACTGCGGCGCCGAGGCCACTGCCGTCGCCGCGGCGATCGACACCGTCGCCGCGATCCGGCAGTTCGAGCTCTCCGGTCGCACTCCGGCGCCGATGGGCAGGTCGAACAACTACCCGCGGTCGGTGGCCAAGCGGATCGGTGCCGCACCGGCCCGCGCGATCCTCGAGCCGATCGGTGGCCAGGGCCCCCAGCATCTGGTCACCGAGTTCGCCGGTGTCATCGCCTCGGGTGCGGCGGAGGTCGTGCTGATCTTCGGCTCCGAAAACACATCCAGCATCCGGTATTTCGCCGACCGGGACAAACCGGATCATTCCGATTCGGTCGAGGGGTCGCTGGAGGACCGGGGTCTGGGTTACGAAGGTCTGTTCGACGACTACACCGTCGCCCACGGCCTGATCGGGGCGCCGGCTCAGTACGGGCTGCTGGAGAACGCGCGGCGCGCGCGGCTGGGCTTGAGCGTCGCCGACTACCGGCGCCAGATGGGTGAGCTGTTCGCCCCCTTCACCAAGGTGGCGGCCAAGAACCCGTTCGCGTCCTCCCCGGTGGAGCGCAGCGTCGACGAGCTCATCACCGTGACCGCGTCCAATCGGATGATCTGCGACCCGTACCCGAGGCTGTTGTTGGCCCGTGACCAGGTCAACCAGGGCGCCGCCGCGCTGCTCATGTCGGTGGCCGCCGCCCGCCGGCTCGGCGTGCCCGAGGAGCGCTGGGTGTTCCTGCACGGCCACGCCGACATGGTGGACCAGCCGCTGCTGGACCGCGCCGACCTGACGTTCAATTCGGCCTCGGTGCTGGCGGTCGGGGAGGCGCTCGCCGGGGCCGGCATCGGGATCGACGACGTCAGTACCTTCGACCTCTACAGCTGCTTTCCGGTGCCGGTGTTCAACTTCTGCGACGGCATGAGGGTGGCTACCGACGATCCGCGCGGGCTGACGCTCACCGGCGGGCTGCCCTACTTCGGCGGCCCGGGCAACAACTATTCACTGCACGGCATCGCCGAGACGGTCAGCGAGATGCGCGACCTGCCCGGGCAATTCGGCCTGGTCGCCGCCAACGGCGGGATCATGAGCAAGTACTCCGTCGGCGTGTACTCGACCACGCCGGTGAACTGGAAGCCCGACAACAGCGCCGCGCTGCGCGCCGAGGTCGCCGCCCGCCCCAGGACGCCGGTGACCGTGAAGGCCGACGGTCCGGCGACCATCGAGACCTACACCGTGCGCTACGACTGGCCGGTGCGCACCGGCATCGTCGTCGGCCGCCTCGACGACGACGGCAGCCGCTTCCTGGCTGTGACCGAGGACCCCGAGCTGGTCGGGCTGCTCAGCGACGGCGAGCCGCTCGGGGCGCCGATCGTCGTGCGGCCGACGGAAAAGGACAACCGGGCCGCGCCGGCCTGA
- a CDS encoding LLM class F420-dependent oxidoreductase gives MDYGLVLFTSDRGISPTAAAKLADDHGFTTFYVPEHTHIPIKREAAHPTTGDASLPDDRYMRTLDPWVSLGAACAVTSRVRLSTAVALPVEHDPITLAKSIATLDHLSGGRVSLGVGFGWNTDELADHGVPAGRRRTCLREYLEAMRALWTEEEAAYDGEFVKFGPSWAWPKPVQPHIPVLVGAAGNEKNFKWIARSADGWITTPRDFDIDEPVKLLQDTWAAAGREGAPQIVALDFKPVPEKLARWAQLGVTEVLFGLPDKPEDEVAAYVERLAGKLAALV, from the coding sequence ATGGATTACGGGCTTGTGCTTTTCACCAGCGATCGCGGCATCTCTCCGACGGCAGCCGCGAAGCTTGCCGACGACCACGGTTTCACGACCTTCTACGTGCCGGAACACACGCACATCCCGATCAAGCGCGAGGCGGCCCACCCCACCACGGGCGACGCGTCGCTGCCCGACGACCGCTACATGCGGACACTGGACCCGTGGGTGAGCCTGGGCGCCGCCTGCGCCGTCACCTCCCGGGTGCGACTGTCCACCGCGGTCGCGCTGCCCGTCGAACACGACCCGATCACTCTAGCGAAAAGCATCGCCACCCTCGACCACCTGTCCGGCGGGCGGGTCAGCCTTGGGGTCGGGTTCGGGTGGAACACCGACGAGCTCGCCGACCACGGCGTACCCGCCGGACGGCGCCGCACCTGCCTGCGCGAATACCTTGAAGCGATGCGCGCCCTGTGGACCGAGGAGGAAGCCGCCTACGACGGTGAGTTCGTCAAATTCGGGCCCAGCTGGGCGTGGCCGAAGCCCGTGCAACCGCACATCCCGGTGCTGGTGGGCGCGGCCGGCAACGAGAAGAACTTCAAGTGGATCGCCCGCAGCGCCGACGGCTGGATCACCACGCCGCGCGACTTCGACATCGACGAACCGGTGAAGCTGCTGCAGGACACCTGGGCCGCCGCGGGCCGCGAGGGCGCGCCGCAGATCGTGGCGCTGGACTTCAAGCCGGTGCCCGAGAAGCTGGCGCGCTGGGCGCAGCTGGGGGTGACCGAGGTGCTGTTCGGGCTGCCGGACAAGCCCGAGGACGAGGTCGCCGCCTACGTGGAGCGGTTGGCGGGCAAACTAGCGGCTCTCGTGTGA